A region of Paenibacillus thiaminolyticus DNA encodes the following proteins:
- a CDS encoding RHS repeat-associated core domain-containing protein, translating to MRIRYGGVILELPVELQRLTGLVLTREVNEHIQLQFSAIIPEEKKDSYIHELGYGSPIIVYRELEDSSEPDSGSRQGEVLFHGPIRRMDIQCVRGVYTLQAEACSYTWAMDIERKRRSFQRVDMTYADVIEQVLQDYPHANMQDHATNHARIGGLIMQYDETDWQFIKRLASHFGAVVVPDAASGSARFSLGVSADREPVEVSDAQYVIRNDFRRSLLARTNENPELQETDFISFEIDTPLWLPLGGRVSFARRPFVIRAAASAVRDGLLRHTYTFCTADGIRQGYRSNPRIQGLSLDGTITDISRNRIRVQLAIDSAQAKGDTCWFPYSTGIDNQISYLMPKPGSGVKLHFPTVNEREAIAIGSVRKGGEASKYGHKQSDPKVRSLTNDTGKEMKLTGQDVVFSANDEGSIKVRVSGDGTVEIAADTDLYLSAATAVALGASESAAAEAAAAVPKRISISAGEDVFISRSPGEYVDPAHAIAIQDSTYVQGAKIIYLGEPGEPPAETFDDSAQLAEDAKLMEEVNAQALAYREACIAKAEAAKSKFGFGAIALVVGVVAVAVATVATGGAALPLIVGAAGTVSAIVGASEIAEGREDFAKAQVGDLSQSYNFMRDTVLGGDEELYNIVKYGSVTISVLGGGFLAGGTTLLAGGVTGGTMSAGITAIFDPYQPLDGTFSWKAMAGHYLKSFYNGALAGTLSAGVLKGVPCGAGPLTQFGGRYSASFVASSVLDISNSGDVNFLNNAVSSVFGAAFSFMGGKSRIGRYGASVTGDMAGGSAIQLLQNGTIDKDTFFDQLKKSLVSNVGNLVTRLDPIDVAKGRFYLQATDLVVHDIGDTLELTRSFNSQNPFVGMLGKGWLSSLESSLTRVEDRAFLICMDGHYESFILQEGEWRNERSGALDYRLVEEPRRGRYVVKHQRYTYVYDGSTGRLVSFTDGNGNRTELEYEEEGLRSLTTPGGKELAFTWRNGKLAAITDNIGRMVEYRYAGDLLAGVTYPNKGEVTYAYDSEGRLTSITDQNGHTYVRNEYDHADRVIRQYDGEGHVADIVYDERARMTTFTFHATGVVETYKYNRDYLVTEAHYDDGTQEAYTYDAWQNKDSHTAANGTVTRWVYDAYGHLLEEVRPDGTKVEHQYDEDGNRIRTATAGGSETCYAYDTQGNLLEERVRIDDTNESVTAYEYDEFGRLIRRIDPMGQATTFRHEVKHTDAPTFVQDAEGQQFKYGYDAAARMTSITTSYGTVEIAYNVLNQRTRIIDAAGNTTVLFYDPMGNVIKKVLPNEYVERLGNGIGTEYRYDFMDRLIRTTDPMQNEQRVMYDIHDNLVKAVHPNEYSRTEDDGAGVEYEYDHRNRRIRSLFPDGGIARTKYDAVGNIIKTIDPERYNPETDDGPGTEYVYDEMNRLVQITDPEGHVIKRFLYDEEGRVVKMIDARGWLSGETDEERFGTLYAYNRAGWLVEKREPIEAEGGAILYKLTLYRHDQAGRLVEERRTAEHVGATGYASRYHRIRYRHDKLGRVILVEDDTGAEIRYTYDCLNQVTSERRKLSEQKEQVTRYQYNAVGLLERKIDLIDAEDLAEGRSLSGSEDKIAAVTSYRYDRNGNMIKLVTPEGYETEISYDRADRIIQISRRERQDSKARSVYFKYDRAGNVLEETDTNGHRVAYSYDLMNRLIRTTGKRGETTRLFYDRTGQIIKRVSPNQYNPLTDDGDGTIYRYDALNRLIEVRDACGQIVEQNRYNQAGELIRKLSEGIGVEYTYTIGGRVKQIRTAEAAARGKVSQEYTYDALGNITGVVDGEGNRTCHSLDAWGNIRVLTRADGSEERYSYDRAGNIISSTDANGHTTLYRYNSLGKLAAVEDPSQQHIEYQYDRQGRLTRQVDRNERVIEYAYNFDDQLVKRREAAGGAEEIYVYNEDGMLRTAGNDRMRYDYTYTPDGRLAAKYISEPPLGIRRKGEWAGSPPFADPLTSPGANGAAAPQSWHPMDALEPEAAGAGMRKLLEFRYDPDGQVTGLTDAAGRHTEYRYDKIGRIQEVLQGRERLAQYRYGEGNRIASILYGSGISVEYGYDRDGQMTSLRAAGQDGRDLMRHTYSYDNNGNQIAKMEHHQLTLYSYDRLNRLQEVDYGSGAQESYSYDPAGNRIRRVLDGHATSYAYDSRNRLLSLLEDDGSRTEFEYDRQGNLLFERSGCAMTTYAYDAFNRTAQVEMPDGSYVRHDYDPEGLRSGICENGVTSRFVFDGWNMVNELDEEWNAKASYVRGHELLAQVDGQGDAYYYLNNQHGDVVHITNRLGGIVNSYEYDAFGHTLSATEGIPNRFRYAGEQFDPVTQQYYLRARFYNPVIARFTQEDEYRGDGLNLYAYVGNNPIRYVDPSGYSSQNVGCGGGGKKEGPYGGQNKSDFNEFTEITLKYKPEMPKYQFIRKAQALQKLGDEGKLVKAQNPVSRDRSVTKNYRQDLIKRIWKQYGRNNRDFADRLIDKITDHKKMQPDHIWELQLNGPDNVNNLKFLDSFTNEDIGLRQIWPQIRNLPVGTRIKIKIEL from the coding sequence ATGAGGATTCGTTACGGGGGAGTAATCCTCGAACTCCCGGTTGAGCTTCAACGCCTGACCGGGCTTGTTTTAACGAGAGAGGTCAATGAACATATCCAGCTTCAGTTCAGCGCCATCATCCCGGAAGAGAAGAAGGACAGTTATATTCATGAACTCGGGTACGGATCGCCGATTATCGTCTACCGGGAGCTGGAGGACAGCAGTGAACCGGACAGCGGGAGCCGGCAAGGGGAAGTGTTGTTCCACGGCCCGATCCGCCGGATGGATATCCAGTGTGTGCGCGGTGTGTATACGCTGCAGGCCGAAGCCTGTTCCTATACGTGGGCGATGGACATCGAGCGCAAGCGGCGCTCGTTCCAGCGGGTCGATATGACCTATGCCGATGTGATTGAGCAGGTGCTGCAGGACTATCCGCATGCCAATATGCAGGATCATGCGACGAATCACGCCCGGATTGGCGGGCTGATTATGCAGTATGACGAGACCGATTGGCAGTTCATCAAGCGGCTGGCCTCGCATTTCGGCGCTGTCGTGGTGCCGGATGCGGCTTCGGGAAGCGCTCGCTTCTCGCTCGGCGTATCTGCGGATCGGGAACCGGTGGAGGTTAGCGATGCGCAATATGTCATCCGGAACGACTTCCGCCGCAGCCTGCTGGCGCGGACGAACGAGAATCCGGAGCTGCAGGAGACCGACTTCATCAGCTTCGAGATCGACACGCCGCTCTGGCTTCCGTTAGGGGGACGCGTCAGCTTCGCCCGGAGGCCGTTCGTTATCCGCGCCGCCGCATCAGCCGTGCGGGACGGCCTTCTGCGCCACACGTATACATTCTGCACCGCCGATGGAATCAGACAAGGCTATCGGTCCAATCCGCGGATTCAAGGCTTGTCGCTGGACGGGACGATTACGGACATCTCGCGCAACCGCATTCGGGTGCAGTTGGCCATCGATTCCGCCCAGGCGAAGGGCGATACATGCTGGTTCCCTTATTCGACGGGGATAGACAACCAGATCTCGTACCTGATGCCGAAGCCGGGCTCGGGCGTCAAGCTGCATTTCCCGACGGTGAATGAGAGAGAAGCCATTGCGATCGGCTCGGTCAGGAAGGGAGGCGAGGCGAGCAAGTACGGGCATAAGCAGTCCGACCCGAAGGTGCGATCCTTAACGAATGATACGGGCAAGGAAATGAAGCTGACCGGACAGGATGTCGTCTTCAGCGCCAATGACGAGGGCAGCATCAAGGTGCGTGTGTCTGGAGACGGCACCGTGGAGATCGCCGCGGATACCGATCTATACCTCAGCGCCGCAACTGCTGTGGCGCTTGGGGCCAGCGAGAGCGCTGCGGCGGAAGCGGCTGCGGCCGTGCCGAAGCGAATCTCGATCTCGGCGGGGGAAGATGTGTTCATCAGCCGGAGTCCGGGGGAATACGTCGATCCGGCGCATGCGATCGCAATCCAGGATTCGACTTATGTTCAAGGAGCGAAGATTATCTATCTGGGCGAGCCCGGCGAACCGCCTGCCGAGACCTTCGACGACAGTGCTCAGCTGGCCGAGGACGCCAAGCTGATGGAGGAGGTTAACGCTCAGGCGCTGGCCTATCGCGAGGCGTGCATTGCCAAGGCGGAGGCGGCGAAGAGCAAGTTCGGGTTCGGCGCCATCGCCTTGGTGGTCGGCGTCGTCGCGGTAGCGGTCGCGACGGTTGCGACCGGAGGCGCCGCACTGCCGCTAATCGTCGGCGCCGCCGGCACCGTCTCGGCCATCGTGGGCGCGAGCGAGATCGCGGAGGGCCGGGAGGATTTCGCCAAGGCTCAGGTCGGCGATCTGAGCCAATCCTATAACTTCATGCGGGATACGGTGCTCGGCGGCGACGAGGAACTGTACAATATCGTCAAATACGGCTCGGTCACCATTTCCGTGCTGGGCGGAGGCTTCTTGGCCGGGGGCACGACTTTGTTGGCCGGCGGTGTGACCGGCGGGACGATGAGTGCGGGGATAACAGCGATATTTGATCCGTACCAGCCATTGGACGGCACCTTCAGTTGGAAAGCGATGGCCGGGCATTATTTGAAGAGCTTCTATAACGGGGCCTTGGCCGGAACGCTCTCGGCCGGCGTGTTGAAGGGTGTTCCGTGCGGGGCCGGTCCGCTCACCCAGTTCGGCGGCAGATATAGTGCAAGCTTCGTGGCTTCAAGTGTGCTCGATATCAGCAATTCCGGCGATGTGAATTTCCTGAACAATGCGGTAAGCAGCGTATTCGGCGCGGCGTTCTCCTTCATGGGAGGAAAAAGCCGGATCGGCCGCTACGGCGCGTCCGTCACCGGGGATATGGCTGGAGGTTCCGCGATCCAGCTTCTGCAGAACGGGACCATCGACAAGGATACTTTTTTTGACCAATTGAAAAAGTCCCTCGTGAGCAATGTCGGAAATCTGGTGACGAGGTTAGACCCGATTGATGTCGCCAAAGGCCGGTTCTATCTGCAAGCGACTGATCTGGTCGTGCATGATATCGGTGATACGCTGGAGCTGACGCGCAGCTTCAATTCGCAGAACCCGTTCGTGGGCATGCTGGGCAAAGGCTGGCTTAGTTCGCTGGAGAGCTCGCTGACCCGGGTAGAGGATCGCGCCTTCCTTATCTGTATGGATGGCCACTATGAGAGCTTCATCCTCCAGGAGGGCGAATGGCGCAATGAACGGTCGGGAGCGCTCGATTACCGGTTAGTCGAGGAGCCGCGCCGAGGGAGATATGTCGTCAAGCATCAACGATACACGTATGTCTATGACGGGTCCACCGGACGGCTGGTCTCGTTCACCGACGGCAACGGCAACCGCACGGAGCTGGAATATGAGGAGGAAGGCCTGCGATCGTTGACGACGCCAGGCGGCAAGGAGCTTGCTTTTACCTGGAGGAACGGCAAGCTCGCCGCGATCACGGACAACATCGGGCGCATGGTCGAATACCGGTATGCGGGCGATCTGCTGGCCGGGGTCACCTACCCGAACAAGGGCGAGGTCACTTACGCCTATGATAGCGAAGGGCGTCTCACTTCGATTACCGATCAGAATGGCCATACCTATGTGCGCAATGAGTACGACCACGCCGATCGGGTCATTCGCCAGTATGACGGCGAGGGCCATGTCGCGGATATCGTCTACGACGAGCGGGCCAGGATGACGACCTTTACGTTTCATGCCACCGGAGTCGTGGAGACGTACAAATACAACCGCGATTATTTGGTTACGGAAGCGCACTACGATGACGGCACGCAGGAAGCCTACACCTACGATGCCTGGCAGAACAAGGACAGCCATACGGCCGCCAACGGCACCGTCACGCGCTGGGTGTACGATGCCTATGGCCATTTGCTGGAGGAGGTTCGGCCTGATGGCACGAAGGTGGAGCACCAGTACGACGAAGACGGGAACCGGATTCGCACGGCGACGGCCGGTGGCAGCGAGACTTGTTACGCCTACGATACCCAGGGGAATCTGCTGGAGGAACGGGTGCGGATCGACGACACGAACGAATCCGTCACCGCTTATGAGTATGATGAATTCGGACGGCTGATCCGCCGCATCGATCCGATGGGCCAAGCGACAACGTTCCGGCATGAGGTCAAGCATACCGATGCGCCGACCTTCGTACAGGATGCGGAAGGCCAGCAGTTCAAGTATGGCTATGACGCCGCGGCCCGGATGACGAGCATTACGACCTCCTACGGCACGGTGGAGATTGCCTACAATGTGCTGAACCAGCGGACGCGCATCATCGATGCGGCCGGCAACACGACGGTGCTGTTCTATGATCCGATGGGCAATGTGATCAAAAAAGTGCTGCCGAACGAATATGTGGAGCGCTTGGGCAACGGCATCGGGACGGAATATCGCTACGACTTCATGGACCGCCTCATTCGGACAACGGATCCGATGCAGAACGAGCAGCGGGTCATGTACGATATCCATGACAATCTGGTGAAGGCCGTCCATCCGAACGAATATAGCCGGACAGAGGATGACGGGGCCGGAGTCGAATATGAATACGATCACCGGAACCGCCGCATCCGGAGCTTGTTCCCGGACGGCGGCATCGCCCGCACGAAGTATGATGCTGTCGGCAATATCATCAAGACGATCGATCCGGAACGGTATAATCCTGAGACTGATGATGGTCCGGGCACCGAGTATGTCTATGATGAGATGAACCGTCTCGTTCAGATTACCGATCCAGAGGGGCATGTCATCAAGCGCTTCTTGTATGACGAGGAAGGCAGAGTCGTCAAAATGATCGATGCCCGCGGGTGGCTAAGCGGGGAGACGGATGAAGAGCGCTTCGGCACGCTGTATGCCTATAACCGGGCCGGCTGGCTGGTCGAGAAGCGGGAGCCGATCGAAGCCGAGGGCGGGGCGATCCTGTACAAGCTGACCTTGTACCGGCATGACCAGGCGGGCCGTCTCGTGGAAGAGCGGCGGACGGCGGAGCATGTCGGGGCGACCGGGTATGCGAGCCGGTACCATCGTATCCGCTACCGGCATGACAAGCTGGGCCGGGTCATCCTGGTCGAGGATGATACGGGAGCCGAGATCCGCTACACCTATGATTGCTTGAATCAGGTTACGTCCGAGCGGCGCAAGCTGAGCGAGCAGAAGGAACAAGTCACCCGCTATCAGTACAACGCGGTCGGGCTGCTAGAACGCAAAATCGATCTGATCGATGCGGAAGATCTGGCGGAGGGCCGCTCGTTGAGCGGAAGCGAGGATAAGATCGCCGCCGTGACCTCCTATCGCTATGACCGGAACGGCAATATGATCAAGCTGGTCACGCCGGAAGGCTATGAGACCGAGATCAGCTACGATCGGGCCGATCGCATCATTCAGATTAGCCGCCGGGAACGCCAGGACAGCAAGGCGCGGAGTGTCTACTTCAAGTATGACCGTGCGGGCAATGTGCTGGAGGAGACGGATACGAACGGCCACCGCGTGGCCTATAGCTATGATCTGATGAATCGCCTCATCCGCACGACAGGCAAGCGGGGCGAGACGACGCGCCTGTTCTATGATCGGACGGGACAGATCATCAAGCGGGTGTCGCCGAACCAGTATAATCCGCTTACGGATGACGGCGACGGCACTATATACCGTTATGATGCGTTGAACCGGCTGATCGAGGTTCGCGATGCCTGCGGTCAGATCGTGGAGCAGAACCGTTATAATCAGGCGGGCGAGTTGATCCGAAAGCTGAGCGAAGGCATTGGCGTGGAATATACGTATACCATCGGCGGCCGGGTGAAGCAGATTCGCACCGCGGAGGCTGCAGCCCGCGGCAAGGTAAGCCAGGAGTACACGTACGACGCGCTTGGCAATATTACGGGCGTCGTGGACGGCGAAGGGAATAGGACGTGCCACAGCCTGGACGCATGGGGCAACATACGGGTGCTCACTCGTGCGGATGGAAGCGAGGAGCGGTACAGCTACGACCGTGCAGGAAATATCATTAGCTCCACGGACGCCAACGGCCATACGACCTTGTACCGCTACAACAGTCTGGGCAAGCTGGCGGCGGTGGAGGATCCGTCGCAGCAGCATATTGAGTACCAATACGACCGCCAGGGCCGGCTGACGCGGCAGGTCGATCGCAACGAGCGCGTTATCGAGTATGCGTACAACTTCGACGACCAACTGGTGAAGCGAAGAGAAGCCGCAGGAGGCGCGGAAGAAATCTACGTCTACAACGAGGATGGCATGCTGCGAACGGCCGGCAATGATCGGATGCGGTATGACTATACGTATACGCCGGACGGCAGATTGGCGGCGAAGTATATAAGCGAACCGCCGCTTGGCATCCGCCGCAAGGGCGAATGGGCTGGATCGCCTCCGTTCGCGGACCCGTTGACAAGTCCCGGAGCGAATGGAGCGGCCGCTCCCCAGTCTTGGCATCCGATGGATGCGCTTGAGCCGGAGGCTGCGGGTGCGGGTATGCGTAAACTGCTCGAGTTCCGCTATGACCCGGACGGACAGGTAACCGGGTTGACCGACGCCGCAGGCAGACATACGGAATACCGCTATGATAAAATAGGCCGTATCCAGGAAGTTCTGCAGGGCCGGGAACGTCTCGCGCAGTACCGCTATGGCGAAGGCAACCGCATCGCCTCCATTCTGTACGGAAGCGGGATCAGCGTCGAATACGGCTATGACCGGGACGGCCAGATGACGAGTCTGCGGGCGGCCGGCCAAGACGGCCGGGACCTGATGCGCCATACGTACAGCTACGACAATAACGGCAACCAGATTGCCAAGATGGAGCATCATCAGCTTACCCTTTACAGCTATGACCGCTTGAACCGCTTGCAGGAAGTGGATTACGGCAGCGGCGCCCAGGAGTCGTATAGCTACGACCCGGCGGGGAACCGCATCCGCCGCGTGCTGGACGGACATGCCACAAGCTATGCCTACGACAGCCGCAACCGTCTGCTGTCGCTGCTCGAGGACGACGGTAGCCGCACCGAATTCGAGTACGACCGCCAGGGCAATTTGCTCTTCGAACGCTCTGGCTGCGCCATGACGACCTATGCCTATGACGCGTTCAATCGGACCGCGCAGGTCGAGATGCCGGACGGCAGCTATGTCCGCCATGACTACGACCCGGAAGGGCTGCGTAGCGGCATATGCGAGAACGGCGTGACCAGCCGCTTCGTGTTCGACGGCTGGAACATGGTGAACGAGTTGGACGAGGAGTGGAACGCGAAGGCCTCCTATGTGCGCGGTCATGAATTGCTGGCGCAAGTGGACGGCCAAGGAGATGCCTACTACTACCTGAACAACCAGCACGGCGACGTCGTGCATATCACGAATCGGCTGGGCGGCATCGTCAACAGCTACGAGTACGACGCCTTCGGCCATACCTTGTCCGCCACCGAAGGCATCCCGAACCGCTTCCGCTATGCGGGCGAGCAGTTCGACCCCGTCACGCAGCAATATTACCTGCGCGCGCGGTTCTACAACCCGGTCATTGCCCGGTTCACCCAGGAGGACGAGTACCGCGGCGACGGCCTGAACCTGTACGCGTACGTGGGTAACAACCCAATTCGGTATGTGGACCCGAGCGGGTATAGCAGCCAGAATGTTGGTTGCGGTGGTGGCGGTAAGAAGGAAGGGCCTTATGGAGGACAAAATAAATCTGATTTTAATGAGTTTACAGAAATAACGTTAAAATACAAACCCGAAATGCCTAAATATCAATTTATTAGAAAAGCTCAAGCTCTTCAAAAATTGGGAGATGAAGGAAAATTAGTCAAGGCACAAAATCCTGTATCAAGAGATAGAAGTGTTACGAAGAATTATAGACAAGATCTAATTAAAAGGATTTGGAAGCAATATGGAAGAAATAATCGAGACTTTGCAGATAGGCTAATAGATAAAATTACCGATCATAAAAAAATGCAACCTGATCACATTTGGGAATTGCAGCTTAATGGTCCAGATAATGTAAATAATCTCAAGTTTTTGGACTCATTTACAAATGAGGATATTGGATTGAGGCAAATCTGGCCACAAATAAGAAATTTACCAGTAGGTACAAGAATTAAAATAAAGATAGAATTATAA